The Triticum aestivum cultivar Chinese Spring chromosome 7B, IWGSC CS RefSeq v2.1, whole genome shotgun sequence genome window below encodes:
- the LOC123157458 gene encoding dnaJ homolog subfamily B member 6 yields the protein MASGAADADLYAVLGLKKECSDADLRLAYRRLAMTWHPDRCSASGSSARVEEAKERFQEIQSAYSVLSDSGKRLLYDVGVYDSDGDGRSEQDVSGMGDFFGEMAEMMSQATPTDSFEELQQLFVDMFQADLVAGGFGGAPPMGRRVKTPAPIASCTSGPTFAQARPSSNNGVNKRCSPAMGSGMPSWTVQEDVSIGGRNKKQRLSTGHGVSS from the exons ATGGCCTCCGGTGCCGCGGACGCCGACCTCTACGCCGTCCTGGGGCTCAAGAAGGAGTGCTCCGACGCCGACCTCAGGCTCGCCTACCGGAGGCTCGCCATG ACATGGCATCCGGACCGGTGCTCGGCGTCCGGCAGCTCGGCGCGCGTGGAGGAGGCCAAGGAGCGTTTCCAGGAGATCCAGAGCGCCTACTCCG TGCTCTCCGACTCCGGCAAGCGGCTCCTCTACGACGTCGGCGTCTACGACAGCGACGGCGACGGCCGCAGCGAGCAAGAT GTGTCGGGGATGGGCGACTTCTTCGGGGAGATGGCCGAGATGATGAGCCAGGCCACGCCAACC GACAGCTTCGAGGAGCTGCAGCAGCTGTTCGTGGACATGTTCCAGGccgacctcgtcgccggcgggtTCGGCGGTGCGCCACCTATGGGCCGCCGGGTCAAGACCCCGGCCCCGATTGCATCCTGTACCTCTGGACCTACGTTTGCGCAAGCACGGCCGTCAAGTAACAACGGTGTCAACAAGCGGTGTTCACCGGCGATGGGCTCCGGGATGCCCTCATGGACGGTGCAGGAGGACGTGAGCATCGGCGGCAGGAATAAGAAACAGAGGCTGTCGACGGGCCACGGCGTGTCGtcctag